The Aerosakkonema funiforme FACHB-1375 genome includes a region encoding these proteins:
- a CDS encoding DUF6753 family protein — translation MQYDDILETDEFGEELGRTELAEPEDTIPETDNKFTYKQEFWEAIDDELKTKRSQHESPLSAPPKYERNTESLISQVLKGKDHEFRANVINTAYRYGLDKNDPLLIILLATGQLELLLEQKPDEIDNFFKEWQSKWRADLKDSQAIISQEIEQVQQFVDNWAQSSREVLERQSKAAIKVQSRNISNSVKTLVRQAALEKVAHDIWSVIFGSGVVFGAIAIGVFVGLAIPRFTPSPELDPTGLRQLTLKEAAALEWGLSNEGQFAQKNADTIRWAMSNEGKYARQFMSWNQALLSEKNGKKLCETEVSRLGVTLTVEGKASKGGFCTLWTRSPKERQFSSN, via the coding sequence ATGCAATATGATGACATTTTAGAAACAGACGAATTTGGTGAAGAATTAGGTAGGACTGAACTAGCTGAACCAGAAGATACAATACCAGAAACAGATAATAAATTTACTTACAAACAAGAGTTTTGGGAAGCTATTGATGATGAACTGAAAACAAAGCGATCGCAGCATGAATCGCCTCTATCTGCCCCACCAAAATACGAGCGAAATACCGAATCATTAATCAGCCAAGTGCTGAAAGGGAAAGACCACGAATTCCGCGCTAATGTCATCAACACAGCTTACCGATACGGTCTAGATAAAAATGACCCCCTTTTAATCATTTTACTGGCTACAGGTCAGCTAGAACTACTGTTAGAACAGAAACCAGATGAGATTGACAACTTCTTTAAAGAGTGGCAATCTAAATGGCGAGCGGACTTAAAAGATTCTCAAGCAATTATCAGCCAAGAAATAGAGCAAGTACAACAGTTTGTTGATAATTGGGCGCAGTCAAGTCGAGAAGTTCTAGAACGTCAGAGTAAAGCAGCAATTAAAGTACAAAGCCGCAATATTTCCAATTCAGTTAAAACCTTAGTGCGACAAGCTGCATTAGAAAAAGTAGCTCACGATATTTGGTCGGTGATTTTTGGCAGTGGTGTAGTGTTTGGTGCGATCGCAATTGGTGTATTCGTTGGATTAGCAATCCCTCGCTTTACTCCATCACCAGAACTCGACCCAACTGGACTCCGACAGCTAACACTGAAAGAAGCAGCAGCATTAGAATGGGGTTTAAGCAACGAGGGCCAATTTGCTCAAAAGAATGCCGATACTATTCGCTGGGCAATGAGTAATGAAGGGAAATACGCTCGTCAGTTTATGAGTTGGAATCAAGCACTGTTGAGTGAAAAGAATGGCAAAAAGCTGTGTGAAACTGAAGTTAGCCGTTTGGGAGTTACTTTAACAGTTGAGGGAAAAGCTTCCAAAGGAGGATTTTGTACTTTGTGGACTCGTTCTCCCAAAGAAAGACAGTTTAGCAGTAATTAA
- a CDS encoding P-loop NTPase family protein, with amino-acid sequence MPNRIHLVDGEKGGIGKSMFTCVLVEYNQKYDLLYTLIDGDFKNADVQQRYPEHEAQVVALVEDEENFFDIDIIFETALETPVIVNLPARAYGIINKWIDEAGLVSPDFLEKSGVDICKWFLCSGTPDSIKMFMDSFNCFEGQLKHVLVRNFGVCKDWSHMQGHDDILQLINKHQIPVIDFPKLSAKERKFIETKRLSFSQAMNHPDFYLISQQRLHTFLEESYSLIENVGLFNDAPNRLIQPNINTTPPLAKQPDKTVA; translated from the coding sequence ATGCCAAACAGAATTCATTTAGTAGACGGGGAGAAAGGCGGAATCGGCAAATCGATGTTTACTTGCGTGCTAGTCGAATACAATCAAAAGTACGACCTCCTTTACACCCTCATTGATGGGGATTTCAAAAATGCTGACGTACAGCAACGCTATCCCGAACATGAAGCGCAAGTAGTTGCTTTAGTCGAAGATGAAGAAAACTTCTTTGACATCGATATCATTTTTGAAACTGCCTTAGAAACTCCAGTCATCGTCAATCTACCCGCTCGCGCTTATGGCATTATCAACAAATGGATTGATGAAGCTGGCTTAGTTTCCCCCGACTTTCTAGAAAAGTCAGGAGTTGATATCTGTAAGTGGTTCTTATGTAGCGGTACGCCTGATAGCATCAAAATGTTTATGGACTCCTTCAATTGTTTTGAAGGTCAACTAAAGCACGTTTTGGTACGTAACTTTGGTGTTTGCAAAGATTGGTCACATATGCAAGGCCATGACGACATCTTGCAACTCATTAACAAACACCAAATCCCCGTCATAGACTTTCCCAAACTCAGTGCCAAAGAAAGGAAGTTTATCGAAACGAAGCGATTGTCTTTCTCTCAAGCAATGAACCATCCAGACTTTTATTTGATTAGCCAACAACGCCTGCACACTTTTCTCGAAGAATCCTACAGTCTAATCGAAAATGTCGGATTGTTTAATGATGCACCAAATCGCTTGATTCAACCTAACATAAATACCACTCCACCTTTAGCCAAACAACCAGATAAAACTGTTGCTTGA